A stretch of Dietzia lutea DNA encodes these proteins:
- a CDS encoding GNAT family N-acetyltransferase, whose protein sequence is MTGGTSLKLVHNTDRDRFELWDGETFMGLVGYEKDGDVYILLHTVIEERFGQQGIARLLVSLVLTRLRLDGLKIRPVCSYVRRFLVRFPEYQLLVAAT, encoded by the coding sequence ATGACCGGCGGAACCTCGCTCAAGCTCGTCCACAACACCGATAGAGACCGTTTCGAACTGTGGGACGGCGAGACCTTCATGGGACTGGTCGGGTACGAGAAGGACGGCGACGTCTACATCCTCCTGCACACCGTGATCGAGGAGCGGTTCGGTCAGCAGGGCATCGCCCGACTGCTGGTGAGCCTGGTCCTCACCCGCCTGCGACTCGACGGGCTGAAGATCCGCCCGGTGTGCAGCTACGTGCGCCGCTTCCTCGTGCGCTTCCCCGAGTACCAGCTACTCGTCGCCGCCACCTGA